From a single Bradyrhizobium sediminis genomic region:
- the ccmI gene encoding c-type cytochrome biogenesis protein CcmI: protein MTLWFVFALMTAAAIFVVLWPLSRAGRPHNEGSEAAVYKDQLAEIDRDVAAGLIGATEADAARVEISRRLLAAVDLQEDRPVASNTWLRRSTAIVALVGLPIVAVAFYLPLGSPRLGDFPLAQRTRAPDVAQPLDNLVAQVEAHLEKNPTDGRGWNVLAPVLSRLGRHNEAVRAYRNSIAYNGDSPERRADLGEALAAAANGVVTAEAKAEFERALALNADEVKASYFLGLAAEQDGRAGEASTIWRAMLAKAPSDAPWRPLVQAALARVGGSPAPALSNDAMAAAKGMNETDRDAMIRGMVERLATRLKQNGDDVEGWLRLVRAYMVMGDRDKARSALADARQAVANDADRLRRLNEGLKDLGLDG from the coding sequence ATGACGCTGTGGTTTGTGTTCGCGCTGATGACGGCCGCGGCGATTTTCGTCGTGCTTTGGCCGCTGAGCCGGGCTGGCCGGCCGCATAATGAAGGCAGCGAGGCGGCCGTCTACAAGGATCAGCTCGCCGAGATCGATCGCGACGTCGCCGCCGGGCTGATCGGCGCCACCGAAGCCGACGCCGCACGCGTCGAGATCAGCCGCCGTCTGCTGGCGGCGGTGGATCTTCAGGAAGATCGGCCTGTGGCATCGAACACTTGGTTGCGCCGCTCTACCGCGATTGTCGCCCTGGTCGGGCTCCCGATCGTGGCGGTGGCGTTTTACCTCCCGCTTGGATCGCCCCGGCTCGGCGATTTTCCGCTCGCCCAGCGCACCCGCGCGCCCGACGTGGCGCAGCCGCTGGATAACCTGGTGGCGCAGGTCGAGGCGCATTTGGAGAAGAATCCAACCGATGGCCGTGGCTGGAACGTGCTGGCGCCGGTGCTGTCGAGGCTCGGCCGCCACAATGAAGCGGTTCGTGCCTATCGTAATTCGATCGCCTACAACGGCGACAGCCCCGAGCGCCGCGCCGATCTCGGCGAAGCCCTGGCCGCCGCGGCGAACGGTGTCGTCACCGCGGAGGCGAAGGCCGAATTCGAACGCGCCCTCGCGTTGAACGCCGACGAGGTCAAGGCGAGCTACTTCCTCGGGCTGGCCGCCGAGCAGGACGGCCGCGCCGGCGAGGCTTCGACGATCTGGCGCGCCATGCTCGCCAAGGCGCCCTCGGATGCGCCGTGGCGTCCGCTGGTTCAGGCCGCCCTGGCACGGGTCGGCGGTTCCCCGGCGCCGGCGCTGTCGAATGATGCGATGGCCGCGGCAAAGGGCATGAATGAGACCGACCGCGACGCCATGATCCGCGGCATGGTCGAGCGCCTCGCCACGCGATTGAAGCAAAACGGCGACGACGTCGAAGGCTGGCTGCGGCTGGTGCGGGCCTATATGGTGATGGGCGATCGCGACAAGGCCAGGAGTGCGCTCGCCGACGCCCGTCAGGCCGTCGCCAACGACGCCGATCGGCTGCGACGACTGAATGAGGGCCTGAAGGATCTCGGGCTGGACGGATGA
- the ccmE gene encoding cytochrome c maturation protein CcmE, which produces MTRKQRRLTMIGGSLAVLAVAAALVLNAMRDSIVFFSTPSMVAEKHIAAGKRFRLGGLVQPGSLVRGDSLAVTFQVADGSAALPVSYKGILPDLFREGQGVVAEGALDAAGVFKADTVLAKHDETYMPKEVADALKKQGHWKDDYGAKPAAGASPAKQGVSQ; this is translated from the coding sequence ATGACGCGCAAGCAACGGCGTTTGACGATGATCGGCGGCTCGCTCGCGGTGCTCGCGGTCGCGGCGGCCCTGGTGCTGAACGCGATGCGCGATTCGATCGTGTTTTTCTCGACGCCTTCGATGGTGGCCGAGAAGCACATTGCCGCGGGCAAGCGTTTCCGGCTCGGCGGACTGGTGCAGCCGGGGTCGCTGGTGCGTGGCGACAGCCTTGCGGTCACCTTCCAGGTCGCCGATGGCAGCGCCGCACTGCCGGTTTCCTACAAGGGGATTTTGCCCGACCTGTTCCGCGAAGGGCAGGGCGTGGTCGCCGAGGGCGCCCTCGACGCAGCCGGGGTGTTCAAGGCCGATACCGTGCTCGCCAAGCACGACGAGACCTACATGCCCAAGGAAGTCGCCGATGCGCTGAAGAAGCAGGGGCACTGGAAAGACGATTACGGCGCCAAGCCAGCGGCTGGTGCGTCGCCGGCGAAACAGGGAGTTTCGCAGTGA